A window from Candidatus Nitrospira neomarina encodes these proteins:
- a CDS encoding peptidylprolyl isomerase, producing MSDATLESQAITIHIQVNGEAWGDIHLKLFPDVAPNHVQNMLKLAKEKFYDGTTFHRVIPNFMIQGGDPNSKDHDRSRHGMGGPGHRVNAEFSSKPHKRGTLSMARSQDPNSAGSQFFICVADSSFLDGQYTVFGEVVSGMETVDRIVSAKRDANDNPFERIEMTMSVTEANA from the coding sequence ATGAGCGACGCAACACTTGAAAGTCAGGCAATCACTATTCACATCCAGGTGAACGGCGAGGCCTGGGGGGATATCCACTTAAAGCTTTTTCCGGATGTCGCGCCTAACCATGTCCAGAATATGTTGAAATTAGCCAAGGAGAAGTTTTATGACGGCACGACATTTCATCGGGTGATTCCCAACTTTATGATTCAAGGGGGAGATCCCAATAGTAAGGATCACGATCGGTCACGCCATGGAATGGGTGGTCCAGGCCATCGCGTCAATGCGGAATTTAGCTCCAAGCCTCACAAACGCGGAACGCTATCGATGGCGAGATCACAAGATCCCAATAGCGCGGGCTCCCAGTTTTTTATTTGTGTGGCGGATTCGAGTTTTTTAGATGGTCAATATACGGTCTTTGGTGAGGTGGTGAGTGGTATGGAGACCGTGGATCGAATCGTCAGTGCCAAGCGGGATGCCAATGATAATCCTTTTGAACGAATTGAAATGACGATGAGTGTCACTGAAGCGAATGCCTAA
- the tatC gene encoding twin-arginine translocase subunit TatC: MAAFSPSMAMNAVVHPLQRHIRDIKRRLLIVGATIMVFFVIAFSYSSILIDWFKRPFEDDLIFYAPAEALFASIKISFMAAVIASVPIILYQFWKFIEPALLQKEQRWAVPLFFLGLGFFLLGLGFCNMVILPLVINFFVTFGMDRAITPELAVGTYVDFNVKFLLAFGFAFEIPLVLSLLARVGVIQASVLVRFRKHAALVALILSAVITPDATMFTMLLMAVPLIILYEIGIWGAKVFGRAPLPAGEKCEATEEGEAPDHAAKD; this comes from the coding sequence ATGGCTGCTTTTTCCCCTTCCATGGCCATGAATGCGGTGGTGCATCCCCTACAGCGCCACATTCGTGATATTAAACGCCGGTTACTGATCGTGGGAGCCACGATCATGGTGTTTTTTGTTATAGCATTTTCCTACTCATCCATTCTCATCGACTGGTTCAAACGGCCATTTGAAGATGATCTGATTTTTTACGCTCCGGCAGAGGCATTATTTGCCTCCATAAAAATCTCTTTTATGGCGGCGGTGATTGCCAGTGTCCCTATCATTCTGTACCAATTTTGGAAATTTATTGAGCCGGCGTTGCTCCAGAAGGAGCAACGATGGGCCGTGCCGCTTTTCTTCCTCGGGTTGGGGTTTTTCCTTCTAGGGTTGGGCTTTTGCAATATGGTGATCCTGCCGTTGGTCATCAACTTTTTTGTCACGTTCGGCATGGATCGAGCCATTACTCCAGAATTAGCTGTCGGCACCTATGTCGATTTTAACGTCAAATTTCTTCTGGCGTTTGGCTTTGCGTTTGAAATTCCACTGGTGCTTTCTCTTTTGGCCCGCGTGGGTGTCATTCAAGCATCTGTCCTTGTTCGGTTCCGCAAGCATGCGGCGCTGGTGGCGTTGATTCTTTCTGCGGTGATCACCCCGGACGCGACAATGTTCACCATGCTATTAATGGCGGTCCCGTTGATCATTCTATATGAAATAGGTATTTGGGGGGCAAAGGTCTTTGGGCGTGCTCCTCTGCCGGCGGGGGAGAAGTGTGAAGCGACTGAGGAGGGAGAGGCACCCGACCATGCAGCAAAAGATTAA
- a CDS encoding DUF465 domain-containing protein produces the protein MVTDEQIAENLRASNVEYQELEESHHRLDLELQQLLKHHVLTPQEEILKKHLQKEKLGKKDRMAALIREHRASRDNAKTPG, from the coding sequence ATGGTGACGGACGAACAAATCGCCGAAAATTTGCGGGCATCCAATGTGGAGTATCAGGAGTTGGAGGAATCCCATCACCGGTTGGATCTGGAGCTTCAGCAGTTATTAAAACACCATGTGTTGACTCCTCAGGAAGAAATTCTTAAAAAACATTTACAGAAGGAAAAGCTTGGCAAGAAAGATCGAATGGCCGCTCTGATTCGTGAACATCGTGCCTCACGTGATAATGCCAAAACACCTGGTTAA
- the rimI gene encoding ribosomal protein S18-alanine N-acetyltransferase encodes MGAHDPVVGSELSHNEGIRLATLADLDALVSLEEACFSVPWSEKSFEAELQGNAFSRILVIPGSKEQQEIPLLAYCCVWVIFEEIRFLNLAVHPHFRGQGLAKQLILQALCIGSAQGCCRGMLEVRNSNQGAKRLYESFEFKEYGRRSSYYTNPNEDAILMILEPLFKPKSDKNDLLGIPAECK; translated from the coding sequence ATGGGCGCACATGACCCTGTCGTGGGGAGTGAACTTTCACACAATGAGGGTATCCGATTGGCCACATTGGCTGATTTGGACGCATTGGTGAGTCTGGAAGAGGCCTGCTTTTCTGTTCCCTGGTCGGAAAAAAGTTTTGAAGCCGAATTGCAAGGGAATGCCTTTAGCCGAATTCTTGTCATCCCAGGTTCAAAGGAACAACAGGAAATTCCCTTGCTGGCCTATTGCTGCGTGTGGGTGATTTTTGAAGAAATCCGCTTTTTAAATCTGGCGGTTCACCCTCATTTCCGTGGGCAGGGATTGGCTAAGCAGTTAATTTTACAAGCTTTATGCATCGGGAGTGCTCAGGGATGTTGTCGGGGAATGTTAGAGGTTCGGAACTCCAATCAGGGGGCGAAACGTCTCTATGAGAGCTTTGAATTTAAGGAATATGGCAGAAGAAGTTCCTACTATACGAATCCAAATGAGGATGCTATCCTTATGATTCTGGAGCCTCTGTTCAAGCCTAAATCTGACAAAAACGATCTCCTGGGAATCCCGGCCGAATGTAAATAA